The following proteins are co-located in the Armatimonadota bacterium genome:
- a CDS encoding NADH-quinone oxidoreductase subunit C, producing the protein MSATKTAEAIKTKFGPKVLKVKEYRGDTFVCVERESIRDVLKFLKEDPALGYSYFCECVGVDYSTWTHERDLTERFEVVYNLLSLNDFSRIFIKIGVDDGQKVPTAKTVFLGAEYPEREIQDLFGVMFEGNEPIPGERFLLPDDWVGFPLRKEFPLGGEDVEFDQNTRGPAVEDMMRPHAGESFEGRTGSTDVSGR; encoded by the coding sequence ATGTCTGCAACGAAGACCGCTGAAGCGATCAAGACCAAATTTGGCCCTAAGGTGCTCAAAGTCAAGGAGTACCGAGGCGACACTTTTGTTTGCGTCGAGCGAGAGTCGATCCGCGATGTCCTGAAATTTTTGAAGGAAGACCCAGCACTCGGCTACAGCTATTTCTGTGAGTGCGTAGGCGTGGACTACTCTACTTGGACTCACGAGCGCGACCTGACTGAGCGCTTCGAAGTCGTTTATAACCTGTTGTCGCTCAACGATTTCTCGCGGATTTTCATCAAGATCGGCGTGGACGATGGCCAGAAAGTGCCAACGGCGAAAACCGTTTTTCTTGGTGCGGAGTATCCAGAGCGCGAAATCCAAGATTTGTTTGGTGTGATGTTCGAAGGAAACGAGCCGATTCCAGGCGAACGGTTCCTGCTTCCTGACGATTGGGTTGGCTTCCCGCTGCGCAAAGAGTTTCCTCTTGGCGGCGAAGATGTGGAATTCGATCAGAACACCCGCGGCCCAGCCGTGGAAGATATGATGCGCCCTCACGCCGGTGAGAGCTTTGAAGGCCGAACAGGTTCCACAGACGTCAGCGGTCGCTGA
- a CDS encoding ABC transporter ATP-binding protein, whose amino-acid sequence MPAILREVLQELGVAIKTTQLTKTYKTKNGAVNVVDGIDLHVEEGEIFGFLGPNGAGKTTTIKILLGIIDQTAGEAEVLGSEPTDTRTHYNISYLPEKPYYYEHMTGIEILRFYGSLFGIKDEAKFNMLLEKVNLAEAGHKTISQYSKGMQQRIGLAQSLLNDPKLLFLDEPTAGLDPIAHIEIRDLILNFRNEGKTVFISSHELSDVERICDRVAIIVKGKIKAQGRLDELLKGGRIEIQATDVNQELASKITGEDVSVQFSHGTLLVDMPDNQSPNAVIDSILSSKGKMVSVIPRRKRLEDLFVETVRNVGANS is encoded by the coding sequence ATGCCAGCAATTTTACGGGAGGTGCTCCAAGAATTGGGAGTTGCCATTAAAACCACTCAGCTAACTAAAACTTACAAAACGAAAAACGGCGCAGTCAACGTTGTAGATGGCATTGACTTGCACGTCGAAGAAGGTGAAATCTTCGGCTTCCTCGGCCCGAACGGCGCCGGGAAGACAACGACGATTAAGATCCTTTTGGGAATCATCGACCAGACCGCAGGAGAAGCTGAAGTGCTCGGTTCGGAACCTACCGACACCCGAACGCACTATAACATCAGCTACCTCCCCGAGAAGCCGTACTACTACGAGCACATGACCGGGATCGAAATCCTGCGATTCTACGGCTCGCTGTTTGGCATCAAGGACGAGGCTAAGTTCAACATGCTTCTCGAAAAGGTCAACCTCGCTGAGGCTGGGCACAAGACGATTTCACAGTATTCGAAAGGAATGCAGCAGCGAATCGGTCTGGCTCAGAGCCTGCTGAACGATCCAAAGTTGCTGTTCCTCGATGAGCCGACCGCCGGTCTCGACCCGATCGCGCACATCGAAATCCGCGACCTCATTTTGAACTTTAGGAATGAAGGCAAAACCGTTTTCATTTCGAGTCACGAGCTGAGCGACGTTGAGCGAATCTGCGACCGAGTGGCGATCATTGTCAAGGGCAAAATCAAGGCACAAGGTCGTCTGGATGAGTTGCTCAAAGGCGGCCGAATTGAAATTCAAGCCACCGACGTGAATCAGGAATTGGCAAGCAAAATTACCGGGGAGGATGTCAGTGTACAGTTCTCGCACGGCACGTTGCTCGTCGACATGCCAGACAACCAGAGTCCGAATGCAGTGATCGATTCGATCCTCTCCAGCAAGGGCAAAATGGTGAGCGTCATCCCTCGCCGAAAGCGACTGGAAGACCTCTTTGTAGAAACCGTTCGAAACGTGGGAGCAAACTCATGA
- the nuoF gene encoding NADH-quinone oxidoreductase subunit NuoF yields MAEYKLLFEHAHDPEFKTLKGYLAKGGYSALKKAIGIPAQSIIDEVKASGLRGRGGAGFPTWIKWNGLPKDKSHGKKHYIVCNADEGEPGTFKDKQLMEATPFLLVEGMTLAAMATGGDVGFIYIRGEFLDAAKALRAAIDEAYANGYLGQNILGSGKNFDLYIHLGAGSYECGEESALMSSIMGERGMPRLKFPHVPLPTISGLWDSPTLINNVETYCCAPFIVNKGGAWYATLGASTKNSRGTKIFSVSGHVNKPGNYEIEFGTTLAELLEMSGGMKGGSLKACVPGGSSVPIMNADQVNKAVIGYEEMWDAGSMVGSGGCMFLNDKTCIVQFIWRTALFYANESCGKCTPCREGTKWMLQILERIVEGNGQEGDVELLMDITKQIDGRSFCGLGDAAAWPVAGAIKVFPEEFDFYVKNGKSLVNSNLKLLPV; encoded by the coding sequence ATGGCTGAATACAAACTGCTTTTCGAACACGCACACGACCCAGAATTTAAGACCCTGAAGGGTTATCTGGCAAAGGGTGGCTATTCTGCGCTAAAAAAGGCGATTGGTATACCTGCCCAGTCGATCATCGATGAAGTGAAGGCCAGCGGATTGCGAGGTCGTGGCGGCGCCGGATTCCCTACTTGGATCAAGTGGAACGGATTGCCAAAGGACAAATCGCACGGCAAAAAGCACTATATCGTTTGCAACGCTGACGAGGGCGAACCAGGAACCTTCAAAGACAAGCAATTGATGGAAGCCACACCGTTCTTGCTGGTCGAGGGAATGACCCTAGCGGCGATGGCAACTGGTGGCGATGTCGGATTCATTTACATTCGAGGCGAGTTCTTGGACGCTGCAAAGGCCCTTCGCGCGGCTATTGACGAAGCCTACGCTAATGGATATCTCGGCCAAAACATTTTGGGATCAGGCAAGAATTTCGATCTTTATATCCACCTCGGTGCGGGATCATACGAATGCGGCGAAGAAAGCGCGCTAATGTCCAGCATCATGGGTGAGCGCGGAATGCCGCGGCTCAAGTTCCCACACGTGCCGCTCCCAACGATATCTGGACTTTGGGATAGCCCAACCCTGATCAACAACGTCGAAACGTACTGCTGTGCCCCATTCATCGTCAATAAGGGCGGCGCATGGTACGCAACGCTTGGTGCTTCCACCAAGAATAGTCGTGGCACCAAAATTTTCAGCGTGAGTGGTCATGTCAATAAGCCCGGAAACTACGAAATCGAGTTCGGAACAACTTTGGCCGAACTGCTCGAAATGAGCGGTGGAATGAAAGGCGGATCTTTGAAGGCATGTGTGCCTGGCGGATCCAGCGTACCTATCATGAATGCCGATCAGGTCAACAAGGCAGTGATTGGTTATGAAGAGATGTGGGATGCGGGTTCAATGGTGGGCTCTGGCGGTTGCATGTTCCTCAATGACAAAACGTGCATCGTGCAGTTCATCTGGCGAACGGCACTGTTTTATGCCAACGAGAGTTGTGGCAAGTGCACCCCTTGCCGAGAAGGCACCAAATGGATGCTCCAAATTCTCGAAAGAATCGTTGAAGGCAACGGCCAAGAAGGCGACGTTGAATTGCTGATGGACATCACCAAGCAGATTGATGGTCGCAGTTTCTGCGGCCTGGGAGATGCGGCGGCGTGGCCTGTGGCGGGAGCCATCAAGGTATTTCCAGAAGAATTTGACTTTTATGTCAAGAATGGAAAGTCGTTGGTGAACTCAAATCTTAAGCTTCTGCCGGTTTAA
- the recR gene encoding recombination protein RecR, whose product MAFARPLGELIAQLEKLPGIGPKMAQRLAFHLVRQPEEDVLRLSQALVHAKQALKLCEICQNISEGQNCPICSDPRRDSAQICVVAEPRDVAAVERINEYHGRFHVLHGLMSPMDGIGPEQIKIRELLARCGGEISEVIIATNPTIEGDATALYIAKLIKPLDVKVTRLAFGMPVGGELDYADSATLHSALEYRREL is encoded by the coding sequence TTGGCGTTTGCTCGGCCCCTTGGCGAACTGATCGCCCAGTTAGAAAAGCTCCCTGGAATAGGACCAAAAATGGCCCAACGGCTGGCGTTTCATTTGGTCCGCCAACCTGAAGAGGATGTGCTACGGCTTAGCCAGGCACTCGTACACGCCAAGCAAGCGCTCAAACTCTGTGAGATCTGCCAGAACATCTCGGAAGGGCAGAACTGTCCGATTTGTAGCGATCCTCGTCGCGATTCTGCACAGATTTGCGTCGTCGCCGAACCGCGTGATGTGGCGGCAGTTGAGCGCATCAACGAATACCACGGACGCTTCCATGTTCTTCACGGCTTGATGTCTCCGATGGACGGGATCGGACCGGAGCAAATCAAGATAAGGGAGTTGCTCGCTCGGTGCGGCGGCGAGATCAGCGAAGTGATCATCGCAACCAATCCGACAATCGAAGGGGATGCCACCGCTCTTTATATCGCCAAGCTGATCAAGCCGCTTGATGTGAAGGTCACCCGGCTAGCATTCGGAATGCCAGTGGGTGGCGAACTCGACTACGCCGATTCCGCCACCCTCCACAGCGCTCTAGAGTATCGCCGCGAACTTTAA
- a CDS encoding NAD(P)H-dependent oxidoreductase subunit E, which translates to MSEFVQLGSVNERPRPPRADELQLQFSDLAIAELNQLLTHYPDKKSAILPGLWIAQREYNGYLSGEAIAEVAYRLERSYAEVEGVATFYSMYNTKHAVGQHMIEVCTCLSCQVCGVYPLAQYIKKKLGINFGETTEDGMFTLHEVECLNACDRAPVLQVGDQYHGPVDEAYVDRLIEQLRTSDVNTVTQMADCIVKVQTGPLTEPTSPTTNPTPTAAKRGRLKVDATG; encoded by the coding sequence ATGAGTGAGTTTGTGCAACTAGGCAGTGTGAACGAGCGCCCGAGGCCGCCGCGTGCGGACGAACTCCAGCTCCAATTTAGCGATCTTGCGATTGCTGAGCTGAACCAACTTCTCACTCACTATCCAGACAAGAAGAGTGCGATTTTGCCTGGGCTCTGGATTGCCCAACGCGAATACAACGGTTATCTCTCCGGTGAGGCCATCGCTGAAGTCGCCTATCGACTCGAGCGAAGCTATGCGGAGGTAGAAGGCGTAGCGACGTTTTATTCGATGTATAACACCAAGCACGCCGTTGGTCAACACATGATCGAGGTTTGCACTTGTCTCAGCTGCCAGGTCTGTGGTGTTTATCCCTTAGCCCAGTACATCAAGAAGAAACTCGGCATCAATTTTGGTGAGACCACCGAAGATGGCATGTTCACCCTACACGAAGTGGAATGCCTTAATGCTTGTGATCGCGCACCAGTTCTCCAGGTCGGCGATCAATACCACGGTCCAGTTGACGAAGCCTACGTGGATCGATTGATCGAACAACTCCGCACTTCGGACGTAAACACAGTCACTCAAATGGCTGATTGCATCGTCAAGGTCCAGACAGGGCCTCTAACCGAGCCAACTTCCCCAACGACCAATCCGACGCCGACCGCCGCAAAGCGGGGCCGACTGAAAGTAGACGCAACTGGTTAA
- a CDS encoding ABC transporter permease: protein MRAIFSIASTTVGEAVRRRVLLVILLIGLVFLVVAPGLNILTPRQERTVLIGLTLGVIQLTSALIAIVLTVYMIPNEIERRTIYTILCKPVQRWQFLVGKYLGAVAALGLMIGLMSIVLIITFIIAQQERNPAKIAELVKAPFMYFFQMSLLAAVAILFSTFVTPLVNIFLTSGMYMLGTLFSPFFQTMVESDGVNQGTKVLAKIIHFVLPNFSTFNIQNPIINPGQVIADERAYMMTSIAYALIYIVVLLVTAALVFDHREV from the coding sequence ATGAGAGCCATTTTTTCAATCGCATCCACCACTGTCGGTGAAGCTGTAAGGCGACGAGTCCTTTTGGTGATTCTGCTCATCGGTCTCGTGTTCTTGGTGGTGGCCCCAGGTCTAAACATCTTGACACCACGCCAAGAGCGCACCGTTCTGATCGGTTTGACCCTTGGTGTGATCCAGCTCACTTCTGCGCTCATTGCGATCGTACTGACGGTCTACATGATCCCGAATGAGATTGAACGCCGTACGATTTACACGATCTTGTGTAAGCCGGTGCAACGATGGCAGTTCCTCGTGGGCAAGTACCTAGGCGCGGTAGCCGCACTGGGGCTGATGATTGGCCTGATGTCGATCGTGCTCATCATCACGTTCATTATCGCGCAGCAAGAACGAAATCCGGCGAAGATCGCCGAACTCGTGAAGGCACCGTTCATGTACTTCTTCCAAATGAGCCTATTGGCGGCGGTGGCGATCTTGTTTAGCACGTTTGTGACTCCGCTGGTCAACATCTTCCTGACTTCCGGAATGTATATGCTCGGGACCCTGTTCAGCCCATTCTTCCAGACCATGGTCGAATCGGATGGGGTGAATCAAGGCACAAAGGTTTTGGCAAAGATCATCCACTTCGTCCTGCCAAACTTCTCGACCTTCAACATTCAAAACCCGATCATCAACCCGGGGCAGGTGATTGCTGATGAACGCGCCTACATGATGACTTCGATTGCTTACGCATTGATTTACATCGTGGTGTTGCTCGTCACGGCGGCACTGGTGTTCGATCATCGCGAGGTGTAA
- the ndhC gene encoding NADH-quinone oxidoreductase subunit A: MGDFTPVLILVAVAATICAAMVTLSWVLGPKKVTPFKASPYECGVAPIGSARERFPIKFYLVAMLFILFDIEVVFIWSWLTVFVNPGMGSPQADLSFQIFSFWAVMVYMALWVIGDWYVLKVDAINWDEEASLDSAKMGTLVDRDEVVEVFEPAIKSNPVSVGGGN, translated from the coding sequence ATGGGAGACTTTACGCCTGTCCTGATTTTGGTCGCGGTTGCCGCAACGATTTGCGCCGCGATGGTGACTTTGAGCTGGGTTCTTGGCCCGAAGAAAGTCACCCCTTTTAAGGCGTCGCCGTATGAGTGCGGCGTGGCTCCTATCGGTTCCGCCCGAGAACGATTCCCGATCAAGTTCTATTTGGTCGCGATGTTGTTCATCCTGTTCGACATTGAAGTCGTTTTCATCTGGAGTTGGTTGACCGTTTTTGTGAATCCAGGCATGGGCTCGCCTCAAGCTGATCTTAGTTTCCAGATTTTTAGCTTCTGGGCGGTGATGGTTTACATGGCGCTCTGGGTGATCGGCGATTGGTACGTTCTGAAGGTTGATGCGATCAACTGGGACGAAGAAGCATCGCTCGACTCTGCGAAGATGGGCACGCTCGTCGATCGCGACGAAGTGGTTGAGGTTTTTGAACCGGCGATAAAGTCGAATCCTGTTTCGGTCGGAGGCGGCAACTAA
- a CDS encoding YbaB/EbfC family nucleoid-associated protein, with protein MKLPKGFGGQGFAGALAQAQEAMSKAKNLDQELASETVKVEQNGIVVVFDGRGEPQSLKIDPNLIDPSDVDGLESALVAALRLAYERANDLRTKRTQEIMPNIPGLDQLGF; from the coding sequence ATGAAATTGCCTAAAGGATTTGGTGGTCAAGGTTTTGCTGGTGCGCTTGCGCAGGCTCAAGAAGCGATGAGCAAGGCCAAGAATCTTGATCAAGAACTCGCTAGTGAAACTGTCAAAGTGGAGCAAAACGGAATCGTGGTCGTGTTTGATGGTCGAGGCGAACCTCAGTCGCTCAAAATCGATCCAAATCTGATCGACCCAAGTGATGTCGACGGGTTGGAGTCTGCGCTTGTGGCCGCCTTGCGATTGGCATACGAGCGAGCTAATGATCTCCGAACAAAGCGAACACAGGAAATCATGCCCAACATCCCTGGGCTCGATCAACTGGGATTCTAA
- the dnaX gene encoding DNA polymerase III subunit gamma/tau: MSHVALYRKYRSQTFGDLVGQEHVVRTLQNSIKQGNFSHSYLFTGPRGTGKTSTARLLAKALNCEKSTNGEPCNECEICVSITEGHCLDVIEMDAASEAGVDDVRQRIVDVVEYRPAVAKLKVFIIDEVHDLSAKAFDALLKTVEEPPAHIVFILATTELHKVPPTIQSRCQKYQFNRASLNDLIARIEHVLQAEGFEYDANAVALIAKMADGGFRDALSLLEQTLITVDGKLSVQHVIDQLGLIPDEVIDNLLIATFHHEPAKILETTDSIFRTSRDPLSILQGMLSRLAELTRSNYGIQIGGTGESTQESAMKSTATQIGADNLITFREKVAYAISDIKDVSLPRLWLESVLLGMFAPNNQPRQIAATPSVPATVAPAQVIEHAVAQPAEPKPDAVSEPATPRYEPATPTGDPLTDQAQSIWGEVVNALSASSKTAAARLQKTSVGAVNSESVTIEFNLEMERDRVVGAPKLVGAIQTEWNARRGALPELLQFELKKNDRVRAVDDPVSAVELPAEGPRLASLVEEVFKDF; the protein is encoded by the coding sequence ATGAGCCACGTGGCCCTCTACCGCAAATATCGATCGCAGACATTCGGCGATTTGGTGGGTCAAGAACACGTGGTTCGAACCTTGCAAAACTCGATTAAGCAAGGGAATTTCAGTCATTCTTATCTATTCACCGGCCCCCGAGGAACGGGCAAGACCTCCACTGCTAGATTGCTTGCCAAGGCGCTCAACTGCGAGAAGTCTACAAACGGCGAACCTTGCAACGAGTGTGAAATCTGCGTTTCGATCACGGAAGGGCATTGCCTCGATGTCATCGAGATGGACGCCGCCAGCGAAGCGGGCGTCGATGATGTTCGACAACGAATTGTCGATGTTGTCGAATATCGCCCAGCCGTCGCGAAGCTCAAGGTCTTCATCATCGACGAAGTTCACGATCTCAGCGCGAAGGCGTTTGATGCGCTCCTCAAAACGGTCGAAGAGCCGCCAGCGCACATCGTTTTTATCCTGGCGACTACCGAATTGCACAAGGTCCCGCCGACGATTCAGTCTCGATGCCAGAAGTATCAATTCAATCGCGCGAGCTTGAACGACTTAATTGCCCGAATTGAGCATGTCCTTCAGGCAGAGGGGTTCGAATACGATGCTAACGCTGTCGCCCTAATTGCGAAGATGGCCGATGGCGGTTTTCGAGATGCGCTCTCGCTCCTCGAGCAAACCCTGATCACCGTCGATGGCAAACTTAGCGTCCAGCACGTGATCGACCAATTGGGATTGATCCCAGATGAAGTGATCGACAACCTTCTGATTGCAACGTTCCATCACGAACCGGCGAAGATTCTCGAGACAACTGACTCGATTTTTCGCACTAGCCGTGATCCGCTTTCCATTCTGCAAGGGATGCTCTCGCGGCTTGCCGAACTCACTCGCTCGAACTACGGTATCCAGATCGGTGGCACTGGGGAGTCGACTCAAGAGTCGGCGATGAAATCCACAGCGACCCAAATCGGAGCAGATAATTTGATCACCTTCCGCGAGAAAGTCGCTTACGCGATTTCAGACATCAAGGATGTCAGCCTGCCCAGGCTTTGGCTAGAATCCGTGCTGCTCGGCATGTTCGCTCCGAACAATCAGCCTCGCCAAATCGCCGCCACACCTTCGGTTCCAGCAACTGTTGCGCCGGCTCAGGTTATCGAGCACGCCGTGGCTCAGCCCGCAGAGCCCAAGCCAGATGCGGTCAGTGAGCCGGCAACGCCTCGCTATGAGCCAGCCACCCCGACGGGCGATCCGCTCACCGATCAAGCTCAATCCATCTGGGGCGAAGTGGTCAACGCGCTCAGTGCTAGTTCCAAAACTGCCGCTGCTCGGTTGCAAAAGACCTCTGTTGGGGCCGTCAATTCTGAATCGGTGACCATTGAATTCAACCTCGAAATGGAACGCGATCGGGTTGTCGGCGCGCCAAAGCTGGTCGGCGCGATCCAAACGGAATGGAACGCACGGCGTGGCGCACTTCCCGAGCTGCTTCAATTTGAACTAAAAAAAAATGATCGTGTGAGGGCTGTTGACGATCCCGTCTCGGCGGTAGAATTGCCAGCAGAAGGTCCTCGGCTCGCAAGTCTTGTTGAGGAAGTATTTAAGGATTTTTGA
- the nuoD gene encoding NADH dehydrogenase (quinone) subunit D → MPSTENVFERTGENTMIVNMGPQHPSTHGVLRVICELDGETIVQCRCVIGYLHTGMEKEAEYQQYSKCVVMTDRMDYLNANGNNLAHALAVEKLLGIEIPKRGQYLRVILAELSRIASHCVWFGTHALDLGAMTPFFYIMQQREYILDMFEMFSGVRMMPSWIVPGGLRGDMPEGFEAKLNKFLADFPKELGVVEDLLVENPIWMERTQGVGVLTAQQALELGCSGPIARASGVAWDLRKSNPYCSYEDFDFNIPVGEHGDVYDRFLVRIAEMKESCKILRQALDNLPEGPWNTSDRKVVPPPREELDTSMESLIHHFKLWTEGFHPPVGEAYAGIEGSKGELGFYMVSDGTNRPYRWHERPSSFMNLKSLEVLAVGRLISDVIAIIGSIDIVLGEIDR, encoded by the coding sequence ATGCCGTCAACCGAGAACGTGTTTGAGCGCACCGGTGAAAACACCATGATCGTCAACATGGGGCCACAGCACCCATCGACGCATGGCGTTCTCCGCGTGATTTGCGAACTTGACGGCGAAACCATCGTGCAATGCCGCTGCGTGATCGGCTACTTGCACACTGGCATGGAAAAAGAAGCCGAGTACCAGCAGTATTCCAAATGCGTGGTGATGACCGACCGCATGGACTACCTGAATGCTAACGGCAACAATTTGGCTCACGCATTGGCGGTCGAAAAACTGCTCGGCATCGAGATTCCAAAGCGCGGACAGTATCTGCGGGTGATTCTTGCAGAATTGAGCCGAATCGCCAGCCACTGCGTTTGGTTCGGCACACACGCTCTGGACCTCGGAGCAATGACTCCGTTCTTCTACATCATGCAACAGCGTGAGTACATCCTCGACATGTTTGAGATGTTCTCTGGCGTGCGTATGATGCCGAGCTGGATCGTCCCGGGCGGACTGCGCGGAGACATGCCCGAAGGGTTCGAGGCGAAGCTCAACAAGTTCCTCGCTGACTTCCCCAAGGAGCTCGGCGTCGTGGAAGACCTTCTGGTCGAAAATCCGATTTGGATGGAGCGCACACAAGGTGTAGGCGTGCTCACTGCGCAGCAGGCACTAGAACTCGGCTGCAGCGGCCCAATAGCAAGGGCGAGTGGCGTGGCGTGGGACCTCAGAAAGAGCAACCCGTACTGCAGCTACGAAGATTTTGATTTCAATATCCCAGTCGGGGAGCATGGCGACGTTTACGACCGGTTCTTGGTGCGCATCGCCGAGATGAAAGAGAGTTGCAAAATTCTCCGCCAAGCGCTCGACAATCTGCCGGAAGGTCCTTGGAACACGAGCGACCGCAAGGTGGTTCCGCCACCGCGAGAGGAACTGGACACCAGCATGGAGTCCTTGATCCACCACTTCAAGCTTTGGACGGAAGGCTTCCACCCTCCAGTAGGTGAGGCCTACGCCGGAATCGAAGGAAGCAAGGGCGAACTCGGGTTCTACATGGTCTCCGACGGGACAAATCGGCCGTATCGTTGGCACGAAAGACCCTCCAGCTTCATGAATTTGAAGTCGCTGGAGGTGCTTGCGGTCGGAAGGTTGATTTCAGACGTAATTGCGATCATTGGCTCGATCGACATCGTGCTTGGCGAAATCGATCGATAA
- a CDS encoding helix-turn-helix transcriptional regulator, protein MTFKGGIEALILASLREQPGHGYAISKRIKSGSQESLKFSEGQLYPALHRLEESGLITAEWELQEGKPARKTYSITESGLAELQKQLNQWQNFAENVSRVLNGTKEVARA, encoded by the coding sequence ATGACATTTAAGGGTGGAATCGAGGCGCTAATTCTTGCCTCACTCAGAGAACAGCCTGGACATGGCTATGCGATCAGCAAGCGCATCAAGTCTGGCAGCCAAGAGTCGCTCAAGTTCAGCGAAGGACAACTCTATCCGGCTTTGCACCGATTGGAAGAATCAGGCTTGATCACCGCAGAATGGGAACTGCAGGAGGGCAAGCCAGCTCGAAAAACCTACTCGATCACTGAAAGTGGTTTGGCGGAACTTCAGAAGCAGCTGAACCAATGGCAGAACTTTGCTGAGAACGTATCCCGAGTTTTGAATGGGACGAAGGAGGTCGCTCGTGCCTAA